The nucleotide window tgtaagtctctctggataaggacgtccgataaatgccgtaaatgtactcCATGACACGTACAAATTGGTGGGGTGCACCTGGACTGTTTTAAGATTTTGAGTTTGGTCGTTCTCTTGATGAATCCTGGCAGCGTCAACAAACTGGCTGATGGCTACTGATGATTTTGAAAATGTAGCGTAAGGCACAGGCAGCGGGTTTGAAAAGCGGGTGAAACAGGTTTATTGTGCCCCCTCAATTGGACAGGTTATAAGTcacaataaagtttttttttttttttcctcacatcACAAAAAGcactgtggggggggggtacatAAAATGTTGGTTTTGGGAAAACGTATGGGACTCCCGGCCATTACGAAAACCCGCCTCAGGCACGTTGTCGGTAAGCAGGCCGAATTCCCGCCCCCACGGCCCGAGTTAATTAAACCGGGATGGGCGGACGGTAACGCTGGCGTTTAATTCAGGCCTCCTGCTCGCCCCACTGCCCCCACGAGAAGGAGGTCAGTCTGGTAGCGCAGGTTCCACAGGGAAAACTCGGCGGGGGGTTCAAGCCGAGCGAGGCGGCGGCCGCCACTTGTACTGTGAGATGTGATGAGGAATTTCTTACGTCTCAGTGCGAACATAATCCCGTTTGAGCTATACGCGTTTGCTAACTGTTCCTTTTGTTTAGAAATGATAAAGTGGTAGTACGGTGACGTCTCAAATTCTACATTCTTCCCCATTTCacacatatgaacacacacacacacacacaccttttcatgtGTCAGCCTCTGACTCATTGGCCTGGAGAAATTAACCTGTTCTTCTACCTCGTAAAGCCGACGCatgccgagtgtgtgtgtgctgggtgtGTGCACGCAAGACAAAGTGTGGGACGAAGTCTGCCTGAAGTCTGTCAACTCTCCCAGGTTGTTGCCTCTTTTTATTCATTCGTGAAAACCTGAGTCAGGCTTAATACATTTCAGACCATACATTCTCCGGCCTGAGGACGCTGAGGGCGTGTCCACCCGAGCGCACCCTCACACCTTAAAACCGAGCTTACAAATTAGTATGCTTGGCTAATGAGGTTCTTCACTCTCATATATGATATATATCTCATAGCTTTAATTCCATCTACATGAGTGACTGGTGGTGGTCAGAATTACACTTTCAATTGCACCTAATTCTAATTTTCCTTATTATGCCTCTCAGTGATTAGATGTTTATTTTGGATTATCTATTCATTCTTAATCATATAAATCCACAGGCCACAGGTGCGTTTTTCCGCATTTCTCATTCAGAACCTCATTCTGAGCAACACTACCCTGGGATATCGATTCGTGGTTTGAGCGAGGCTTGGGCAGCACCTTCcaccattttacagcatttaccagacgcccttatccagagcgatttacaatcagtagttacagggacagtccccctggagcaactcagggttaagtgtcttgctcagggacacaatggaagtaagtgggattcgaacccgggtctcctggttcagaggcgagtgtgttacccactaggctactaccaccaggcaGGACATGTTACAGGTCCGCAGCACCTACGGCCTGACGAGGGAACAGAGCAACACTTCAGCCGCAAAAATACGCCTCTTTTTACCCACGAGAAGCACTGAAAACATCTGATCACTTTCACGGGGTGTGATGTAGCTCAGGTGTAGCTTTATTCACCAGATACAAAACTGTACGGATCAATAAAAGGGCTTAAAAACGTCTTGATTTGAAATAATAGTAGTCATTTGTTATCCCGAGCTGTCCAGTTTCTGCCGTGGCAATGTACCCACTTgagggactaataaaggatcatgtCATTCTTAGTCTTATTCATGGATCAATAAGTGGGTCTGTTGCGCCCTCAGCTGGTCAAGGTGTCCAGTTGCATTTCCTCCCACCATATTTTACCCGCTATTCGCTTCTGGTGTAAAACCGATAACCACTAATTTAGCTAGCCAGACATGTGATAGaaagtaaatatttattataggCACGGTCTTAAACGCAAATgccaataaagttttttttttttttttttttgctggactGAGGAAAGTGGCGGGTCTTGTGGACAGTCGGTCTGTGTCATAATAAACCTATTATTCATAATTGGTCATGTATAAGGTTTTACTACAGAGGCCAAGCGTGCGTCGCGCTCTTGTCGCCGACGCGGCGACgtcttgtgtttgtttaatCGGATCCGCGCGCAGATGGTCCCCATTGAGCGCGCGGGGCGCGGACCCGAGGGGAAACAGCGCCGGGCCACCGCCCCCTCCCATATGCGCGCCCTTTTCGGCCTCTAATGCGGCGTAACTGCGTCTCGTTTTTTGGTGGATTCGACTATATTTTGgtcggtggtggcctagcggtcaaggaagcggccccgtaatcagaaggttgccggttcgaatcccgatccgccaaggtgccactgagcacagcgccgtccccacacactgctcaccaagggtgatggttaaaacagGGGACtaattttgctgtgtcaccgtgtgctgtgctgtgcatcctGATGACAATCAATGTATGTTTCGTGGGTGGCaggttcctgtaactactgataagaaGTACGAATGCAAATCAGAATGCAAAACAAAATCCTGTCTCCTACATTGCATACATCGCCTGGCTTCTTGGTGGAAGTGGCAGTGGCTGAAGCGGCAGtggctgggtggtagtagcctagtgggtaacacactcgtgaaccagaagacccgggttcgaatcccacttactaccattgtgtccctgagcaagacacttaaccctgagttgctccagggggactgtccctgtaactactgattgtaagtctctctggataagggtgtctgccaaatgccttagatgtaaatgtaagtccCCCTTCCATCCATTTCCGAACCCCCGTCAGTCTCTAAATGACACGTCATCGACCTTGGCACTGTCAGCAGGAGAGGCCTTGTTGCAGTACATATTAACTCTCCGTGGCTGCAGTGGCAGCCAGAAGGTCGCGGGTTTGAATCGGTCCACTGAAGTGCCcatgagcaaggtaccatccccacacaccgctccccaggTGCTGTCCATGGCTGCTTGAGTGgcgggttcaatgcagaggacggGTGCTTTgacaaacactttcactttaacaaaattaattgatagttttaattaattaattgttgtttttgttgaatGCCTtcccaaaaataaatcacaatttttgtgattttaaatgtgaaaaaactcCTATTGAATCTATCCAACATGACATGTTCAACTATAGATTTAATACCATCATCCAATGAACGTCGCTGTCTTTGGTTACAGAGGATAGTCCCAGAAGgtaaaaaatctatttgagAGGGCCGGCTAATATACAGGAATCAGAAATTAGGTACATCACAGGAGAAAGAAACTCACCAGAAATCTAAACCAACAGTGTTGGTAAGGGTCTAGCAGGTCGCAGGAGCCACAGAAAAGGTTCTAAGAGCTTTGCTGGGTTCTAGCAGGACATTTATCCAGCACTTCGTCATAAACCGCCTCATCATTACGTCAGCTGCTGCATAAAGTAAAGTGCAAGATTCTTAATGTGTAAATAAGTAGGTGATTAAAGCCATAAATGCtgacaaaaaaacactgtaatGATCTTCGCCATGCACATCAGACCATGACCAGCCTCGCCCCGTCTAGATGTCACATGTCACAGAATTGAAAGTCCCCAAGCATGATCCagatgaaacatgaaaaaaaacgaTCAATGTATGCCCCTATTGGTTAACCCAGAATTTTCCATGGCCTAGCACTGAATTAGTTTAACaaaattgttaaaataaaatcagcTTTCTCActcttacaaaataaaaatagtcaCATTTTCTTATTGGTACCTCTTAAGCCCCTAGAAATAAAAGAAGATGCAACAGACATCGTCTGCCAAGTGATAGTATTTATGGAATCAAATTAACCAGGAAATGAGGAAACTCGAATGTTCCCGCAGGCTCCTTTTGGATGGAATGCGCTTCCTGACCCTCAGGAAATACGTGTCTCTTCCCGAGGTCCGAGGTGTCAGTACCCGATGCGCACCGTCTGCGTGAACTGAGGATCCATTGCAGGATCCATTCTGCTCATGCGTGCACTAGCGCCAAAAACACTGTCGTCTTTGCCGGCTTTGTTGCACCTGAGATGAGTGTGGCCGTTCAGTGTACTGTGACGAAATGCTTGATGGCCGCCACACTTCAGCTCTCTGCCCGCTGTGGAGTTTtcagtgcgcatgcgcagaccgGACCGGGCATAAATAACTACTGTTAAACCTCATTAAACCGCGTAGATGTAAGACGTGCACAAATTACACGCGTGGGGGCAAGTAAGGCAGGTCAATCTTGCATTTCCCAACCAACAGAACGGCTTAATCTTGTATGgtgtttcagtttttaaatagttattttCTTTTCCCTCAAATACGCGTTTCAAATGCTCCGGTGGGTATTGATTGTTGCGTCGCGTGACCAGCCGCGCCGTCCGgacgcgtcgcgtcgcgtcgcgtggcacgcgcgcgcgcgcgcgcagatgtccggagcggcggcggcgcgcgcgGGCCGCATTGTGCGGAGCGTGTCGCTCTCTGTGCGCCGGTTAATTAGAACAGGccgccgtcctcctcctcctgtccgcCGTCCCTCCTCGGCCCGCTCCCATCTGTCCGCGGACAAAGGGGCCGCAAGGCCGGCTCGGGCCCGGGGACCCTGCTGGTGAAGTGGGCGGGAATAATGCGCCCCGCTCCTGCGGCGGCATTTCAACACATGGATCCCCGCCTATTGTGTCGCGCCGAGGCTCGCCGCGAATAGCGGCCACTTCACCGGGGCTGAAAGGGCGGAGGCAGGAGCCCGCAGGAGGAGGAACAGAGAGGGGAAGTGGATGGGGGCACTTTAAAAAGCGCTTTAATTCCAATAATGAAGAAAGGAAAGAGGgacgaaaaaaaagaaagaaagaaagaaagaaaaaaaagaacatatggCTGCGTTTTTTGCCGTGTGTTTGGTCTGGCGAATGAAACAATAGGAGAAAAAGAATAACAGAAACCGAAAGAAGGATTACGACCTGAAGTCGATACCTGAGCCGCTAATAGAATATGCCTGGCTGCCCGACAGACAGGCTGACATATGGTCTCTCACAAGGGCCCTGCGCCATTACATAATCCTGACAACACACACGGGCAATATGGCCCTttctcacacactgacacacataaGCCTTCTGTTCAGCAGCGAAGATCGTCTTCATCGCCACCGCAACCTCAgcttctggctttttttttttctggattcgTGATGAatctgttcacttttttttttttttcagtcaccaCTGAATCGTCGCGTCCAAGCTTGCTGTTGccaattatttctgtaaatactgGGAAGAAGTTCCAGTGAAGCTAAttaaagttttttgttttttttttcccagcaagGGACTACAAAACAcgcaaataataatgattaataaaagTGTTGATATGTAGGAACTCTGTAAACGAATGAATGAACTCCTACCAGGAAAAAAGTCTGCAGATAGAAGAACAGAGTCGCTCACTGTTTCATCAAAATGAGAAAACTTTGAAACAAAGGGTTTAggcaaatcaatatttgatcaatgttggACATAGGTGGGCTTGCGACATTTAAGAAATTGCTTGCATCTTATAGCTGAACCACGGTTTTGTTGCATTTGCAACACAATATTTTCTGATATGTTTTTAATCATTGAAATAGAAATGCATTGATTTGCAAAATCCATTAATGGGGCGGATCAGTGATGTTCAGTGTAGATTTCAGTACGGAAGGGCCTGAGGAAGGTGGAACCGGGAAGGAGCAGAGCTCAGAGCATCATCACTGGCCTTCTGTCATGTGCTGGACTGGAGTGCTGATATGGTTATCGTCATTTTGCTCAGGGGTTTGATGGGTGCAGGCTCAACAGGCCGCGCAGGCCAGTGCATGTAGCTCTCAATCAGAGACGatgagagagatatatataaagtaataaatGTTTGCAATTAATACACAAAGCACAATTTAAAATTGGtttgcaaaaaaatttaaaaaacataaatttgtaaaataaacattGTATTACAAGCATAAAACCAAATATTCTGTCACATAATGTTGTGTATTATGcgtttgttttcctttttttttgtgtgtgtgtggggggggggtaatcgaattttatatgttttttacttttgactGGCACCAGGATGGTATATATATCAGTCTCCTTGTATTAACATATCTGATTCTCTGCCCTGTATGCTCTTCTCTGAATTGCAATAttaatgcctgtgtgtgtgtgtgtgtgtgtgtgtgtgtgtgtgtgtgtgtgtgtgtgtgtgtgtatatatatatatatatatatagagagagagagagagagagagagagagagagacacgcacacacatatgcagGCATGAATATTGCAGTACATGCCACTAACTTGTTGCTCCGAGTCGTATCATATGTGAATGCAGACGAATAGCTGGACACTCGCGTTACATGGCATTAAGATCCTCTGATCATTATTAGATCATTATTGATTATaaggaaattattattttaacggTCAGCAAGCAACGACTGGCCTTTTTCAAACGTATTATTATTACTCACGACATCTACAAGAAAACCGACGCCATCACTTgtagcctctctctctctctttctctctctctctgtctctctctcccacgGGACGGACCAGACTGGCCGTAATTTGGATGTCTTGGCTCGTCCGGAGGAGCACCTGCCACGCCACCGGGGAGAAGGGCGCCTTAATGCACGGagcggaccggaccggaccggaccggaccggaccggtCACCGACAGTCACCCCGTTCATTCACTAAATAGCATCGATCATTACTGAATACACCACAAGGCTCgtgttcatttttatatatttattattccttttttgtACAATGGACCAGTAggatatgaaaaaaaactgcGTTTGTTACAAACCACGTTTGTAGTAACTAATACACTACAAAAGGACACAACAAAAACCCTGAAATAACAGGAGATCTTTGGATAGCAGATGTGacgttttacctttttttttttttgttccgtctCTATATAAAATTACTTCACAGCAGAcacgtaaataaataaaccatttcTAGTATTCACatggcaataaaaaataatttactaCTTGGAAATTATTTTTGGTCGCAGCAGAGTTGGTGTCTCTTGGAACCCTAGAGCCTTTCTGAACtggtagatgttttttttttttttttttttttttttttttgtaatttattgcGTTCCGttcaaaatgacagaaaattaaaaaacgATGAATTAATAAAACCAACAACGCGTCCACATGTGATCATATTCCACGTTCAATTTCAATCGCAGGCCACGGATTCGTCAAGGTACCATTTCTCAACACACAGGAGACAAAAGTGGCCCACAGACAGCAGAAGTgcttctcgtttttttttttttttttttttctcttcatggatagcaacataaaatattcacaagAACAAAACTGTTCGCCTTCACAACTTCAATAGTTAAGCCTGCGtttgagggaaaaaataaataagtaaataaataaatcagtaaaaaatCATGACAGAAAAGTGCAATTGAAGAGCGACACCACTTCCTTTTGTTCCACACCACAGtctaaaatataaataagaggaatacattaataaatagaAATGTTCGTAGGCTACGTGTAAACACTTGACAGATTCAAATGACACGTCACTAAAACATGAACGtaaattattcctttttttttttaaatgatatttctATTCGTCGTCCAGATAAATGAAAAGCGCTATTAAGGTCATCATTCAGTAAGAGGTGGCACTtgaatggactttttttttttttttctggttctgtGAGGGCTGCTGGAGAACATCTTCATCTTCAGGCACGTGACGCTGGCGTTATTGCATCCCACTCTTCCTCGCAGATCCGCTGTTTTTGTCGTAGTTGTTGTCGTATTAATGATCATCGTCagtcttattattattcacaCTAGCAGACCAGGTTTCTTCTCGGTCCCCCTGTCTGCTGAGACGGACCTACACGTCCAGAACGTGGTTCAGGTAGGAGATGTAGCAGATTGCCAGGCGCAGGATCTCGATCTTGGACAGCTTCTTGTCGGGCGGGAGGGTGGGCAGGAGCTTGCGCAGCTCGGCGAACGCCACGTTGAACGCCTCGACCCGGATGCGCTCCCGGGTGGCGTGCGCGGACCGGTACTTGGCGGTGGCGCGCCGCCTCCTCCGCTTCTCCTCGCGCGTCAgggcgggcggggcggcggAGCGCGTCTTGGCGTCGCCGCCCAGCGGCGCGTCGGCCGCGCACTCTACCTTGATGACGTTGAGGACGGTTTCGGGGTCGGGCTGTCCCCAGGGCAGGTCCGGGTCAGCTT belongs to Denticeps clupeoides chromosome 9, fDenClu1.1, whole genome shotgun sequence and includes:
- the nhlh2 gene encoding helix-loop-helix protein 2 — translated: MMLSPDQADPDLPWGQPDPETVLNVIKVECAADAPLGGDAKTRSAAPPALTREEKRRRRRATAKYRSAHATRERIRVEAFNVAFAELRKLLPTLPPDKKLSKIEILRLAICYISYLNHVLDV